The segment CGGCGGCTATTTCGTCGCCAAGGACAAGGGCTTCTACAAGGAGGAAGGCCTCGACGTCGACATCAAGCCGGGCGGCCCGGATATCGCGCCGGAGCAGGTGATCGCCGGCGGCGGTGCAGACGTCATCGTCGACTGGATGGGTGGCGCTCTGGTCGCCCGCGAAAAGGGCGTGCCGCTGATCAACATCGCCCAGCCCTACGACAAGTCCGGCCTGGAACTGATCTGCCCTAAGGACGGCCCGGTAAAGACCGAAGCCGATTTCAAAGGCCATACGCTCGGCGTCTGGTTCTTCGGCAACGAATATCCCTTCTTCGCCTGGATGCATAAGATCGGCCTGAAGACCGACGGCGGCAAGGATGGCGTCACCGTTCTGAAGCAGAGCTTTGACGTTCAGCCGCTCGTGCAAAAGCAGGCCGACTGCATCTCGGTCATGACCTATAACGAATACTGGCAGGCAATCGATGCCGGCTTCAAGCCGGAAGATTTGATCGTCTTCAACTATTCCAAACTCGGCAACGACCTTCTGGAAGACGGGCTTTACGTCAACGAGACCAAGCTGAAGGACGCGAAGTTCAAGGCCGATATGGTCAAGTTCGTCCGCGCTTCGATGAAGGGCTGGAAATACGCCGTCGAACATCCGGATGAAGCCGCCGAAATCGTCATGGATAATGGCGGCCAGGACGAAAACCACCAGAAGCGGATGATGGGCGAAGTCGCCAAGCTGATCGGCACCGGCAAGCTCGATGAGAAACTCTACGATCGCACCGTAGCGGCCTTGCTCGACCAGAAAATCATCAGCAAGAAGCCGACCGGCGCTTACACGCATGAGATCACCGACGCCGCGCTGAAATAGGCTGGACGACAAAAAATCTGAAGAAACGCGCGAGGTTCACGCTTCGCGCGTTTTTTTCATTTTGTAACAGCGGTGATAAAAGACTGGCTTTGTCGTCGCGTTTGCCTGAAAAGCCAGGCGTCGATCAAGTATCTTAATGCAAAGATCACGAGCGCGTAATTGATTTGCAATGCAACGCCCGTTAGAATTGCGCGCGAGGCAGAAATCATTTTCTCGTGATCTTGTAGGATTTGGAAATCGTTCCCACCTAATGGGGCAAATTGAGGATGAGGGACTTGCAGGCATGACAGACGGATATTGATCCGCCGGAAAGAGCCGGCCCGCATGCATTGATCCCCCGTGCTCGCGACGGAAAACAGCGAGATCCCGTTTACACAAAATACCGAACTGGAACTGAACGCATGGCCTTCACGCCGCATAGATTTTTGAGCACGACTGCAATGTTGCTTGTTCTCCTGACGGCGCCGGCGGCCCTTGCAGAAGAGCCAACGGTCACTGCGCCGAAGCAGAACCTGCCGGCGATCGTCGTCACGCAGGCCGCTACACGCAAACTGACCGACAAGGTGGTCGCCACCGGCACGGTAAAAGCAGTGGACGAGGTCTATATCCAGCCGCAGGTGGACGGCCTGTCGATTCGCACGCTCAACGCCGATGTCGGCGACAAGGTCGAGGCGAACAGCACGCTTGCCACGCTGAACGATGATGCGCTGGTCCTTCAGAAGAGCCAGATGATGGCAACGAAGGCCAAGGGCGAAGCAAGCCTTGCCCAGCTTCACGCGCAGCTCACCGAAGCCCGCGCCAATGCGGAGGAGGCGGAATTGCAGCGCGTCCGCGCCGTCACCATGGGCGCCAAGGGCACCGTCTCGACCTCATCGGTCGAGCAGGCGAATGCGGCGGCTGCCGCCAACAAGGCGCGCGTGGCCTCGGCCGAACAGGCAATTGCGGTGGCTGAAGCCGATCTCAAGGTCATCGACAGCCAGATCGCCGATACGGATCTGAAGCTCGCGCGCACCGGCGTCAAAACGCCCGTCGCCGGGACTGTTGCCTCGCGCAACGCCCGCATGGGCGCTATCGCCAATGGCAACGGGGATCCGCTCTTTACCATTATCCGCGACAGCGATCTGGAGCTGGTGGTCGATGTCTCCGAGAGCGACATCATGAAAATTGCCGTCGGTCAGAAGGCGTTGATTTCCCTTTCCGGCAGCCGCGAAAAACTCACCGGCTCGGTCCGCCTGGTTGCGCCGATCGTCGATGCGGTTACTCGCCTCGGCGCGGTCCATATCTCCATAGATGACGACGAAAAGGCGCGCGCGGGCATGTATGGCAGCGCCGAGATCATCGTCCGGGAGACACAAGGCGTCTCCCTACCGCTAACGGCAGTCAACACCGACGAAAATGGCTCTTCGGCCCGCAAGGTCGAGGGTGGAGTCATCAAATTCGTCAATGTCCAGACCGGTATTCAGGACGGCGGTTATGTCGAGATCGTCAAGGGCCTGAAGGATGGTGACGAAGTCGTCGCCAAAGCCGGCGCCTATGTTCGCGACGGTGATCACATCACGCCCGTCAAAGAAGCTCCGCAAGCGTCCAACTGAGCGAGAACGGCAAGATGAACTTCTCCGCCTGGTCAATCCGAAATCCGGTCGCCCCGCTTCTGGCGTTTTTCCTGCTGATGGTGGTGGGCGCTCACGCCTTCTTCAATCTGCCGATCACCCGGTTCCCGAATATCGACGTGCCGGTCGTCAACGTGACCGTGACGCAGAGCGGCGCCTCGCCTGCCGAACTCGAAATGCAGGTGACGAAGGAGATAGAAGACGCCGTCGCCAGCATCAACGGCATCGACGAGATCCAATCGACGGTCACCGACGGCCAGTCGCAGACCGTCGTCATCTTCCGCCTGGAAGTGCCGACGCAACAGGCCGTTCAGGACACGAAGGATGCGATCGACCGTATCCGCGGCACTCTGCCGTCAACCATCGACGAGCCGATCGTCTCCAAGGTGGATGTCGAAGGCCAGGCGATCCAGAGCTTTGCCGTCTCTTCGCCGAATATGTCACTTGAAGAACTGTCCTGGTTCGTTGACGATACCGTCAAACGCGCACTGCAGGGCCAGGTCGGTATCGGCCGCGTCGACCGCTATGGCGGTGCCGACCGTGAAGTACGCATCGAACTCGATCCGAACAAGCTGAACGCCTACGGCATCACCGCCCTTTCGGTCAGCCAGCAGTTGCGCGGCACCAACATCGATCTCGGTTCCGGTCGCGGTCAGGTGGCCGGCAGCGAACAGGCGATCCGCGTCCTTGGCGACGCCCGTGATGTCGCCCAACTCGCGGACACCACGATCGCGCTGACCAACGGCCGCTTCGTCAAGCTTTCCGATCTCGGCGTCATCAAGGACACCTACCAGGAACCGAAGTCTTTCTCGCGATTTAACAGCACGCCCGTCGTGACCTTCGGCGTGTTCCGCGCGAAGGGTGCCAGCGAAGTCTCCGTCGCCAAGACCGTGGCCGACACTCTGGGCAAGGTGCGTGCCGAAAATCCGAACGTCTCGATCGAGATGATCGACGATGCGGTCTATTACACCTATGGCAACTACGAGGCGGCGATGCATACGCTGCTGGAAGGCGCGTTGCTTGCGGTCATCGTCGTCTTCCTGTTCCTGAAGAATTGGCGCGCGACGCTGATCTCGGCCGTTGCCCTGCCGCTTTCGGCAATCCCCACCTTCTGGATCATGAACCAGATCGGCTTCTCGCTGAACCTGGTCAGCTTCCTGGCGCTGACGCTGGCGACCGGTATTCTCGTCGACGACGCGATCGTCGAGATCGAGAACATTGCCCGCCATATCAAGATGGGCAAGACGCCCTATCGCGCTGCTATCGATGCCGCCGACGAAATCGGCCTTGCTGTCATCGCCACGACCTTCACCATCATCGCCGTCTTTGTGCCCGTCTCCTTCATGCCGGGCATTCCAGGCCAATATTTCATCCAGTTCGGCCTGACGGTCGCCTTCTCGGTGTTCTTCTCGCTGCTGGTCGCACGCCTGATCACACCGATGATGGCCGCCTACTTCATGCGCGCCGAGGATGCCGTCGACGACCATCATGACAATGACGGCCGGTTCATGCGCGGCTATAGCTGGCTGGTACGGATCACGACGAAGAGATGGTACACGCGCTATCCGACATTGCTTGCGGCGTTTGCATTTTCCGTCGCCTCCGTCTTCGCGCTGATCATGTTCGTGCCCGGCAGCTTCATCCCTCCGGACGATTCGTCGCGCATCGTGCTGTCGGCCGAACTGCCGCCAAATGCCCGGCTCGACGACACAGAACAGGCAACCAACGAGATTTACAGGCGCGTCAAGGATATCGACGGCGTCGAGAATGTCTTCGTCCTTGGCGGCGCCTCTCCCAAGGGCGACCTGGAACTGCGCCGCGCCACAGTAACGCTGACGCTCGGCAAGCTCGACCAATCGCTCGTCAAGAAACTGGTCAACGATGTGGCAGGTTCGCTGCCGGTCATCGGCCCCTACCTGCCGAAGGTTGCCGTCCATGGCCGCATCAAGCCGCAGTGGGAGGTCGAAAGGGAAGTCTTCGCCAAGCTGCGCTCGATCCCCGATGTTCGCATCACCAAGCTCAATGACCGCGGCGACCGTGACCTGACTTACAATTTCCTCTCCCGCAACGAGAAGGATCTGAACGAAGCGGTCGGTATCCTCGAAGCCAAGTTGCGCACCGATCCGGCGCTTGCCAATGTCAGCGCCGACGGCGCCCTGCCCCGGCCCGAGCTACAGATCTATCCGCGCAAGGACGAGGCCGCCCGCCTCGGCATCACGCCGCAGATGATTTCCGATACGGTGCGCGTCGCGACCATCGGCGATATCGACGCCTCGCTTGCCAAGATTTCGCTCGATGACCGCCAGATCCCCATCCGGGTGCAGGCTGCAATCGGCATGCGCCGCGACCTTGCAGCGATCCGGGCGTTGCGCATCAAGACCGCCACCGGCGCATCAGTGCCGATGTCGAGCGTGGCCGATATCGACTAT is part of the Rhizobium sp. CB3090 genome and harbors:
- a CDS encoding ABC transporter substrate-binding protein, whose translation is MRKLMVALMASAMALAAAQAAMAADKVTLQLKWVAQGQFGGYFVAKDKGFYKEEGLDVDIKPGGPDIAPEQVIAGGGADVIVDWMGGALVAREKGVPLINIAQPYDKSGLELICPKDGPVKTEADFKGHTLGVWFFGNEYPFFAWMHKIGLKTDGGKDGVTVLKQSFDVQPLVQKQADCISVMTYNEYWQAIDAGFKPEDLIVFNYSKLGNDLLEDGLYVNETKLKDAKFKADMVKFVRASMKGWKYAVEHPDEAAEIVMDNGGQDENHQKRMMGEVAKLIGTGKLDEKLYDRTVAALLDQKIISKKPTGAYTHEITDAALK
- a CDS encoding efflux RND transporter periplasmic adaptor subunit yields the protein MLLVLLTAPAALAEEPTVTAPKQNLPAIVVTQAATRKLTDKVVATGTVKAVDEVYIQPQVDGLSIRTLNADVGDKVEANSTLATLNDDALVLQKSQMMATKAKGEASLAQLHAQLTEARANAEEAELQRVRAVTMGAKGTVSTSSVEQANAAAAANKARVASAEQAIAVAEADLKVIDSQIADTDLKLARTGVKTPVAGTVASRNARMGAIANGNGDPLFTIIRDSDLELVVDVSESDIMKIAVGQKALISLSGSREKLTGSVRLVAPIVDAVTRLGAVHISIDDDEKARAGMYGSAEIIVRETQGVSLPLTAVNTDENGSSARKVEGGVIKFVNVQTGIQDGGYVEIVKGLKDGDEVVAKAGAYVRDGDHITPVKEAPQASN
- a CDS encoding efflux RND transporter permease subunit; amino-acid sequence: MNFSAWSIRNPVAPLLAFFLLMVVGAHAFFNLPITRFPNIDVPVVNVTVTQSGASPAELEMQVTKEIEDAVASINGIDEIQSTVTDGQSQTVVIFRLEVPTQQAVQDTKDAIDRIRGTLPSTIDEPIVSKVDVEGQAIQSFAVSSPNMSLEELSWFVDDTVKRALQGQVGIGRVDRYGGADREVRIELDPNKLNAYGITALSVSQQLRGTNIDLGSGRGQVAGSEQAIRVLGDARDVAQLADTTIALTNGRFVKLSDLGVIKDTYQEPKSFSRFNSTPVVTFGVFRAKGASEVSVAKTVADTLGKVRAENPNVSIEMIDDAVYYTYGNYEAAMHTLLEGALLAVIVVFLFLKNWRATLISAVALPLSAIPTFWIMNQIGFSLNLVSFLALTLATGILVDDAIVEIENIARHIKMGKTPYRAAIDAADEIGLAVIATTFTIIAVFVPVSFMPGIPGQYFIQFGLTVAFSVFFSLLVARLITPMMAAYFMRAEDAVDDHHDNDGRFMRGYSWLVRITTKRWYTRYPTLLAAFAFSVASVFALIMFVPGSFIPPDDSSRIVLSAELPPNARLDDTEQATNEIYRRVKDIDGVENVFVLGGASPKGDLELRRATVTLTLGKLDQSLVKKLVNDVAGSLPVIGPYLPKVAVHGRIKPQWEVEREVFAKLRSIPDVRITKLNDRGDRDLTYNFLSRNEKDLNEAVGILEAKLRTDPALANVSADGALPRPELQIYPRKDEAARLGITPQMISDTVRVATIGDIDASLAKISLDDRQIPIRVQAAIGMRRDLAAIRALRIKTATGASVPMSSVADIDYSEGLSSIKRNNRYRVVAIGADLPQGVALDTASSHFLSIVNSAKIPATVHLAESGDTKVQKEMQQSFGNAMLLGLLLVLTVLVLLFKDVIQPFTILLSLPLAIGGVALALIVTGNALSMPVMIGILMLMGIVTKNAILLVDFAIEMMHHGMPRLEAVVEAGRKRARPIIMTSIAMSAGMLPSALGVGEGGTFRAPMAIAVIGGIIVSTVLSLVVVPSFFLIMDDLSRLLAWLFGRLVGKKDVDDEVLTRETLAAAVDENRKTLTALEERLDAVENRDALQRGAKAKTNILKLPPFAAE